Proteins co-encoded in one Arachis stenosperma cultivar V10309 chromosome 7, arast.V10309.gnm1.PFL2, whole genome shotgun sequence genomic window:
- the LOC130940636 gene encoding receptor-like protein 35 isoform X2, with translation MLQNATALSEIVLDETDMSSITITPSHWSNWSFSFSLVTLSLVYTRISGNLTSHIFCLPNLYELNLSENSNIQVHVPKLNCSTSLNFLDLSGCQFSGSQIPSSFSNLTHLTSLYLTGSESNGSIPSWLSNLQHLTHLDLSFNRFSGSIPSFFSNISHLTHLDLSYNGFNGQFPKELGQLTKLQTLILAGNNLGGKLLLSSLANLTQISQLDCSHNKFQGPLPKKTTGFSSLTELILNDNLLNETIPSWCFSLPFLTSLDLSNNQFAGNISAISSHSLQSLYLCGNKLQGNIPESLFNLVNLTYLCLSSGNWSYSLHLPLFSKLQNLEVLSLSGFNSLLLDSRTNSSYNRFSNLEALQLVQIDLTNFSKISWKFPKLQILELSENKLEGKIPKWIHDSHSLEFLELSQNQLSSIGQFPWYQLVYLDLSFNLLTDDNISFLCNATSLQIINLSHNKFRSTIPQCVANLSYLIVLDLQTNKFHGTLPSNFSRNLKTLNLNGNQLEGHLPRSLSNCKDLMDLNLGDNQIEDTFPHWLQSWNLEILVLRSNKFYGPIVSFKTKDVFPSLIIFDISSNKFSDQLPKSYIKGFQAMKSVVGAEVQSSFYYIQSGYGFIRGSIDLEYDDSVTATMKGLRTNLEKIPNVFVSIDLSNNRFEGEIPDDFGELHALISLNLSHNSLTGPVPHSLGNLTNLESLDLSSNLLTGKILAELTNLNFLEVLNLSSNHLEGSIPRGKQFDTFSNDSYEENMGLCGFPLSIECNNNVPQQQYPSSEAEDKFGFGWKPVAIGYACGMVFGIGLGCCVFSIGKPQWLVIIFGGKRIKRRSRGNRRARTT, from the coding sequence CTCAATCTATCTGAAAATAGCAACATTCAAGTTCATGTTCCAAAGTTGAATTGCAGtacttctcttaattttttagATCTTTCAGGGTGTCAATTCTCAGGATCACAAATCCCTTCTTCCTTCTCTAACCTCACACATCTAACTTCTTTGTACTTGACTGGAAGTGAATCCAATGGTTCAATCCCATCCTGGCTCTCAAATCTTCAACATCTCACTCACTTGGACCTTTCATTCAATAGATTTAGTGGTTCAATCCCGTCATTTTTCTCAAACATTTCACATCTCACTCACTTGGACCTTTCATACAATGGATTTAATGGTCAGTTTCCAAAAGAACTTGGTCAATTGACCAAATTACAAACACTCATTCTTGCAGGTAACAATTTAGGAGGAAAGTTATTGCTATCTTCATTAGCTAACTTAACTCAAATTTCTCAATTGGATTGTTCTCATAATAAGTTTCAGGGGCCTCTACCTAAAAAAACAACAGGTTTTTCAAGTTTGACTGAATTGATTTTAAATGATAACTTATTAAATGAGACAATTCCATCTTGGTGTTTCTCCTTACCATTTTTGACATCCTTAGATCTATCAAATAATCAGTTTGCAGGAAATATAAGTGCAATCTCATCCCATTCCTTGCAGTCTCTATATTTATGCGGGAATAAGTTACAAGGAAATATTCCAGAATCACTATTTAACCTTGTAAATCTCACTTACTTATGTTTGTCATCAGGCAATTGGAGTTATTCCCTTCATTTACCACTTTTTTCCAAGCTTCAAAACCTTGAAGTCCTTTCTCTTTCAGGTTTTAATTCGTTGTTATTAGATTCTAGAACCAATTCCAGTTATAATAGGTTCTCCAACTTAGAAGCATTGCAGTTGGTTCAGATCGATTTAACTAATTTTTCCAAAATCTCATGGAAATTTCCAAAGTTGCAAATTCTCGAACTCTCAGAAAATAAACTTGAAGGAAAAATTCCCAAATGGATACATGATTCACATTCATTAGAGTTTTTGGAACTTTCACAAAATCAGTTGTCATCAATAGGCCAATTCCCATGGTACCAACTTGTATACCTTGACCTTAGTTTCAACCTGCTAACTGATGACAATATTTCCTTCCTTTGCAATGCAACTTCTCTCCAGATTATCAACTTGTCGCACAATAAGTTCAGAAGCACCATTCCACAATGTGTTGCCAATTTATCTTACCTTATTGTTTTGGATCTACAGACAAACAAATTTCATGGCACTTTGCCAAGTAACTTTTCCAGGAATCTCAAAACATTGAATCTCAATGGGAACCAATTAGAAGGTCATTTGCCTAGATCTCTGTCCAACTGCAAAGATTTGATGGATTTGAATCTTGGCGACAATCAGATTGAGGATACATTTCCACATTGGCTTCAAAGTTGGAATTTGGAAATATTGGTTTTACGATCCAACAAGTTTTATGGGCCAATAGTCAGCTTCAAAACCAAAGATGTGTTTcccagtttaattatttttgatatCTCATCCAATAAATTTAGTGACCAATTACCAAAAAGCTACATAAAAGGTTTCCAAGCCATGAAGAGTGTTGTTGGAGCAGAAGTGCAAAGCAGCTTCTATTACATCCAAAGTGGTTATGGCTTTATACGAGGCTCCATTGACCTAGAATACGATGATTCTGTGACTGCAACAATGAAAGGGCTTAGAACCAATCTTGAGAAAATTCCAAATGTCTTTGTAAGTATTGATTTATCAAATAACAGATTTGAAGGGGAGATTCCAGATGATTTTGGAGAACTTCATGCACTTATAAGCCTTAACCTTTCCCATAACAGCCTCACTGGTCCTGTTCCTCACTCTCTAGGAAATTTGACAAACCTTGAATCATTGGACCTCTCCTCAAATTTGCTTACAGGGAAAATTCTTGCTGAGTTGACCAATCTGAACTTTCTTGAGGTCTTGAATCTTTCCAGCAACCATCTTGAGGGATCAATACCTCGAGGAAAGCAGTTTGATACATTTTCAAACGATTCCTATGAGGAAAACATGGGGCTGTGTGGATTTCCGTTGTCAATTGAATGCAACAACAATGTCCCTCAACAGCAATATCCATCTTCTGAGGCTGAAGACAAGTTTGGGTTTGGTTGGAAACCAGTGGCAATAGGATATGCATGTGGAATGGTATTTGGAATTGGCTTGGGATGCTGTGTTTTCTCAATTGGAAAGCCTCAATGGCTTGTGATCATCTTTGGAGgcaaaagaattaaaaggagGAGCCGTGGAAACCGGCGTGCAAGAACAACTTAG